The Streptomyces kanamyceticus genome window below encodes:
- a CDS encoding TIGR03619 family F420-dependent LLM class oxidoreductase has protein sequence MSDAAQDPQGRLVYGMQLPVQSQSSLYAESWEATATPDDLAEIARTADRTGFDYLASCDHVGIPRHLAEAMSTIWYDPVSTLSFLAAITENVRLMSHVAIVGLRHPLLSAKQYATLDHLSGGRLILGVGAGHVREEFEALGVDFERRGPILDETVDALKAALGPEEYPEHHGERFEFEGLGQRPRPAQPHVPIWVGGSSPAAVRRAATRADGWLPQGDPRGKLPAQIAKLKRLRQEAGVEEPITVGAITEALYVGEPSWSVGRRALTGKPEALAESLREYGEMGVDQIQVRFRSRSRTELTDQMAAFAADVAPHLND, from the coding sequence ATGAGTGACGCGGCGCAGGATCCGCAGGGGCGGCTGGTCTACGGGATGCAGCTTCCCGTTCAGTCGCAGAGTTCGCTCTACGCCGAGTCCTGGGAGGCCACCGCCACCCCCGACGACCTGGCCGAGATCGCCCGCACCGCCGACCGCACCGGCTTCGACTACCTCGCCAGTTGCGATCACGTCGGCATACCCCGCCACCTCGCCGAAGCCATGAGCACCATCTGGTACGACCCCGTCTCCACCCTCTCCTTCCTCGCCGCCATCACCGAGAACGTCCGCCTCATGAGCCACGTGGCCATCGTGGGGCTGCGTCACCCCCTCCTCTCCGCGAAGCAGTACGCGACCCTCGACCACCTCAGTGGCGGGCGCCTGATCCTCGGCGTGGGCGCGGGGCACGTACGCGAGGAATTCGAGGCGCTCGGCGTCGACTTCGAGCGGCGCGGGCCGATCCTCGACGAGACGGTCGACGCGCTGAAGGCGGCGCTCGGACCGGAGGAGTACCCCGAACACCACGGCGAACGCTTCGAGTTCGAGGGGCTCGGGCAGCGCCCTCGCCCGGCCCAGCCCCACGTCCCCATCTGGGTCGGCGGCTCCTCGCCCGCCGCCGTGCGCCGCGCGGCCACCCGGGCCGACGGCTGGCTCCCGCAGGGCGACCCGCGCGGCAAGCTGCCCGCGCAGATCGCGAAGCTCAAGCGGCTGCGGCAGGAGGCGGGCGTCGAGGAGCCGATCACGGTCGGCGCGATCACGGAGGCGCTGTACGTCGGCGAGCCCTCCTGGTCCGTGGGGCGCCGGGCGCTCACCGGGAAGCCGGAGGCGCTCGCGGAGTCGCTCCGCGAGTACGGCGAGATGGGCGTGGACCAGATCCAGGTGCGCTTCCGCAGCCGGAGCCGTACCGAACTGACCGACCAGATGGCGGCGTTCGCCGCAGACGTGGCTCCGCACCTCAACGACTAG
- a CDS encoding SDR family NAD(P)-dependent oxidoreductase has translation MGNGTDNGTGKLDGRVVIVTGAARGQGEQEARLFAAEGARVVVADVLDDQGEALAKELGEDTARFVHLDVSSEADWQAAVATTKDAFGKVDGLVNNAGILRFNELVNTPLEEFQQVIQVNQVGCFLGIRTVAPEIGAAGGGTIVNTASYTALTGMAYVGAYAATKHAILGLTRVAAMELAARNIRVNAVCPGAVDTPMTNPAQLDPAADPEEAGAAVAELYKKLVPLGRIGKPTEVAALALFLTGDDSAYITGQPFVIDGGWLAGVSII, from the coding sequence ATGGGCAACGGCACGGACAACGGCACGGGCAAGCTGGACGGCCGCGTCGTCATCGTGACCGGCGCGGCGCGCGGACAGGGCGAGCAGGAGGCGCGCCTCTTCGCCGCCGAGGGGGCGCGTGTCGTCGTCGCCGACGTGCTCGACGACCAGGGCGAGGCGCTGGCCAAGGAGTTGGGGGAGGACACCGCGAGGTTCGTCCACCTGGACGTGAGCAGCGAGGCGGACTGGCAGGCGGCGGTGGCGACCACCAAGGATGCCTTCGGGAAGGTCGACGGCCTGGTGAACAACGCCGGGATCCTGCGCTTCAACGAGTTGGTCAACACTCCGCTGGAAGAGTTTCAGCAGGTCATCCAGGTCAATCAGGTCGGCTGCTTCCTGGGGATCCGCACCGTGGCGCCCGAGATCGGCGCGGCCGGTGGCGGCACGATCGTGAACACCGCGTCGTACACGGCGCTGACGGGCATGGCGTACGTCGGCGCTTACGCCGCGACCAAGCACGCGATCCTCGGTCTCACCCGGGTCGCGGCGATGGAACTGGCGGCCAGGAACATCCGCGTCAACGCCGTCTGCCCGGGCGCGGTCGACACCCCGATGACGAACCCGGCGCAGCTGGACCCGGCCGCCGACCCCGAGGAGGCGGGCGCGGCCGTCGCCGAGCTCTACAAGAAGCTCGTGCCGCTGGGGCGGATCGGGAAGCCGACGGAGGTGGCCGCGCTCGCGCTCTTCCTGACCGGCGACGACTCGGCGTACATCACGGGCCAGCCGTTCGTGATCGATGGTGGCTGGCTGGCGGGGGTCAGCATTATCTGA
- a CDS encoding LLM class flavin-dependent oxidoreductase, giving the protein MEFGLFVQGYVPAKRAQVDPEAEHKALIEETEYVIQADKSGFKYAWASEHHFLEEYSHLSANDVFLGYLAHATDRIHLGSGIFNPLAPVNHPVKVAEKVAMLDHLSEGRFEFGSGRGAGSHEILGFMPGITDMNHTKEIWEETISEFPKMWLQDEYVGFQGKHWSLPPRKILPKPYGKSHPAMWYAAGSPSSYAMAGKKGLGVLGFSVQKVSDMEWVVESYKSAVKDAEPIGDFVNDNVMVTSTAICAETHKKAVEIAVSGGLNYLQSLLFRYHDTFPRPEGIPEWPELLPEYSEEIIELLIAEELMICGDPDEVLTQCKRWEQAGADQLSFGLPIGISPEDTKNTVKLIGEHVIPKIDTDPVHRTSRFRQGAGA; this is encoded by the coding sequence TTGGAATTCGGTCTCTTTGTACAGGGATACGTGCCCGCCAAGCGGGCCCAGGTCGACCCCGAAGCGGAGCACAAGGCGCTGATAGAGGAGACCGAGTACGTCATCCAGGCGGACAAGTCCGGCTTCAAGTACGCCTGGGCGTCCGAGCACCACTTCCTGGAGGAGTACTCGCACCTCTCGGCCAATGACGTCTTCCTCGGCTACCTCGCGCACGCGACCGACCGCATCCACCTGGGATCGGGCATCTTCAACCCGCTCGCGCCCGTCAACCACCCGGTGAAGGTCGCCGAGAAGGTCGCCATGCTCGACCACCTCTCCGAGGGGCGCTTCGAGTTCGGCTCGGGACGCGGCGCGGGTTCGCACGAGATCCTCGGCTTCATGCCGGGCATCACGGACATGAACCACACCAAGGAGATATGGGAAGAGACGATCTCCGAGTTCCCCAAGATGTGGCTCCAGGACGAGTACGTCGGGTTCCAGGGCAAGCACTGGTCCCTGCCGCCGCGCAAGATCCTGCCCAAGCCGTACGGGAAGTCGCACCCGGCGATGTGGTATGCGGCGGGGTCGCCGTCGTCGTACGCCATGGCGGGCAAGAAGGGGCTCGGTGTCCTCGGGTTCAGCGTGCAGAAGGTCTCCGACATGGAGTGGGTGGTCGAGTCCTACAAGTCGGCGGTCAAGGATGCCGAGCCGATCGGTGACTTCGTCAACGACAACGTCATGGTGACGTCCACGGCGATCTGCGCGGAGACGCACAAGAAGGCTGTGGAGATCGCCGTCAGTGGCGGACTGAATTACCTGCAGTCGTTGCTCTTCCGCTACCACGACACCTTCCCGCGGCCCGAGGGCATCCCCGAGTGGCCCGAGCTGCTCCCCGAGTACAGCGAGGAGATCATCGAGCTGCTCATCGCAGAGGAGCTGATGATCTGCGGCGACCCGGACGAGGTGCTCACGCAGTGCAAGCGGTGGGAGCAGGCCGGGGCGGACCAGCTGAGCTTCGGTCTTCCGATCGGGATCTCGCCCGAGGACACGAAGAACACGGTCAAGCTGATCGGTGAGCACGTGATCCCGAAGATCGACACGGATCCGGTGCATCGCACCTCGCGGTTCCGGCAGGGTGCCGGGGCGTAG
- a CDS encoding amidohydrolase family protein, with translation METFPKIISVDDHTVEPPHVWRDRLPSKYQDSGPRIVRAPLKEMTFLGGKFAPVMGAKGDEGPIGDWWVYEDLHRPLTRLDTAVGYDRDEIKLEVITYEQMRPGSFSVPDRLADMDVNHVQSALCFPTFPRFCGQTFTEAKDRELGLLGVRAYNDWMVEEWCGPEAAGRLIPLTLIPLWDAELAAAEVRRNAARGVRAVAFSEIPPHLGLPSIHTDEWDPFLRACDETGTVIAMHIGSSSKMPSTSPDAPPAVGSTITFANCCFSMVDWLMSGKFERFPNLKIMYAEGQIGWIPYILERADVVWEENRGWGGVADKVLRPPSELFASHVYGCFFDDAFGLKNLDSIGVGNVLYETDYPHSDSTWPKSREVGESQMGHLAPDVVDRIVRRNAIDLLGLTGEGLWRGPA, from the coding sequence ATGGAGACCTTCCCGAAGATCATCTCGGTGGACGACCACACGGTCGAACCCCCACACGTCTGGCGGGACCGGCTCCCGTCGAAGTACCAGGACAGCGGCCCTCGGATCGTCCGCGCACCCCTGAAGGAAATGACTTTCCTCGGCGGCAAGTTCGCTCCCGTGATGGGGGCGAAAGGGGACGAAGGGCCCATCGGGGACTGGTGGGTGTACGAGGACCTGCACCGTCCGCTCACCCGCCTCGACACGGCCGTCGGGTACGACAGGGACGAGATCAAGCTGGAGGTCATCACGTACGAACAGATGCGGCCGGGATCGTTCAGCGTCCCCGACCGCCTCGCCGACATGGACGTCAACCACGTCCAGTCCGCCCTCTGTTTCCCCACTTTTCCGCGCTTTTGCGGACAGACCTTCACCGAGGCCAAGGACCGCGAACTCGGGCTGCTCGGCGTGCGGGCGTACAACGACTGGATGGTGGAGGAGTGGTGCGGTCCCGAGGCGGCGGGCCGCCTCATACCGCTCACGCTCATTCCCCTCTGGGACGCGGAACTGGCCGCGGCGGAGGTGCGGCGCAACGCCGCGCGCGGCGTACGGGCGGTCGCCTTCTCCGAAATCCCGCCGCACCTCGGACTCCCCTCCATCCACACGGACGAATGGGACCCCTTCCTGCGGGCCTGCGACGAGACCGGCACCGTCATCGCCATGCACATCGGCTCCTCCAGCAAGATGCCGTCGACGTCCCCGGACGCGCCGCCCGCGGTCGGCTCCACCATCACCTTCGCCAACTGCTGCTTCTCGATGGTGGACTGGCTGATGAGCGGGAAGTTCGAGCGCTTCCCGAATCTGAAGATCATGTACGCCGAGGGGCAGATCGGCTGGATCCCGTACATCCTGGAGCGGGCGGACGTGGTCTGGGAGGAGAACCGGGGCTGGGGCGGGGTGGCGGACAAGGTTCTCCGGCCTCCGTCGGAGCTTTTTGCTTCGCATGTGTACGGGTGTTTCTTCGATGACGCGTTCGGGTTGAAGAACCTCGACTCCATCGGGGTCGGTAACGTCCTGTACGAAACGGACTATCCGCACTCCGACTCGACGTGGCCCAAGTCGCGGGAGGTTGGGGAGTCTCAGATGGGGCATCTGGCGCCGGATGTGGTGGATCGCATAGTCCGCCGCAACGCGATTGACCTTCTCGGTCTTACGGGGGAGGGGCTTTGGCGGGGGCCGGCGTAG